From Spea bombifrons isolate aSpeBom1 chromosome 6, aSpeBom1.2.pri, whole genome shotgun sequence, a single genomic window includes:
- the LOC128500830 gene encoding very-long-chain enoyl-CoA reductase-like, with the protein MASWRGHPHRSSMSSRLSFFEVEIRDYKTKKQLCFLDKVEPHVTINDIKLMFHKCYPQWYPARQSIRLDPKGRSLKDEEMLQELPVGTTAVLYFKDLGPHVGWTMIFLTEYTGPLFVYFLFYFRMPFFYGLAKAFTSSPHSVVHLACCCHSFHYIKKLIETIFVHRFSYGTMPLRSIIKNCVYYWGFAAWLAYYINHPLYTPPSFGKKQVGLSMIMFLMCETGNFSIHVALNNLRPDGSKTRRFPFPTRNPFTWLFIFVSCPNYTYEVGCWISFTVMTQCVPVGVYTLISFIQMTIWAKDKHHRYVKDFKDYPKFRMAIIPLLL; encoded by the exons ATGGCTTCCTGGAGAGGACATCCCCACAGAAGCTCCATGAGCAGCAGGCTTAGTTTCTTTGAG gTGGAAATTCGAGActataaaacaaagaaacagttgTGTTTTCTGGACAAG gTAGAACCCCATGTAACGATTAATGATATAAAGTTGATGTTTCATAAATGTT aTCCTCAGTGGTATCCAGCAAGACAATCAATACGGCTGGACCCTA AGGGTAGATCTTTAAAGGACGAAGAAATGTTACAAGAACTTCCGGTTGGCACCACTGCAGTCTTATATTTTAAAGATCTTGGCCCTCACGTTGGATGGACTATG atatttCTTACAGAATACACAGGTCCACTTTTtgtatactttcttttttacttcCGCATGCCTTTTTTCTACGGATTGGCCAAAGCCTTCACATCAAGTCCACATTCAGTAGTTCA TTTGGCATGCTGCTGCCATTCTTTCCACTATATCAAAAAGCTCATTGAGACAATATTTGTTCATCGTTTTTCCTATGGGACCATGCCACTAAGAAGCATCATTAAG aactgTGTCTATTATTGGGGATTTGCAGCGTGGCTTGCATATTACATCAATCATCCCTTGTATACACCACCTT CTTTTGGAAAGAAGCAGGTTGGCTTGTCCATGATCATGTTTTTG ATGTGTGAAACGGGTAACTTCTCCATCCATGTCGCGCTCAATAATTTGAGACCAGATG GTTCGAAGACACGGAGATTCCCTTTCCCAACAAGGAATCCCTTTACCTGGCTTTTTATCTTTGTTTCGTGCCCCAACTATACATATGAG GTTGGATGTTGGATCAGTTTCACAGTAATGACCCAATGTGTACCAG tTGGGGTGTATACCTTAATTAGTTTTATTCAGATGACTATTTGGGCAAAGGATAAACATCACAGATAcgtaaaggatttcaaggattatcCAAAATTCCGAATGGCAATCATCCCGCTTCTTCTGTGA